The segment atatttgaatcataagcataacgTTGATTCCGTTCTTTGTTCATAATATTGttgtgtttgttttgtttgatcttcatctttttacctgtgaaagatctaatcgatatgagatttattctcatcactatgtgtgcatgcaaccctaaatgtgatctacgttttctctaattgaacatataatatgaacaacaatttagaaaccctagaacactagtatataatataaaaaatatacaaTTAGGGCTATTGAAACATAcgttgattgttatatagcaacaaCAATCCAAATAATTAGTGTTGTTGAGACTTTAAGAACAAACATCACAATTGTCACGCCTCTAGTGgctcacacccaacactagcaatTGAAGAATGATTGAGAAGGAGGAAGGAGGTTCCAAATTTCAGTTGGTACTCTTCAAAAACAAGTGGTTGAAAACTGTAGGTTTATGTCCCTATTTATAGTCTAGCtaagaaaccctagataagccTACGTCCGAGATTTTCTTAAACAGGGTAATTATCCACTTTCTTGATTATCCATTAGAGactattctagaaaccctaaggcacAAGAAAATCGTCCATGGCTTATGGAGGGTTCTAGATTGCCTAtttctcaactattgaacaattacacttcagtctttacacttttaattaattcttttaatcccaaaattaattcaaaataatttctggttaaatactaattaaatataactatttctaattaatatattattctgataatatattaacaaatcatttatttcagtttattaattaaataataaatccaCCTCTTCCTCCAAAATCACCATGTCTAGTTgctagtcttgagggcaaccctaaaggactatgctactatcaatttaagtacatatcaattatagttatgggattagacacctaatccaacagaaatgTCATCAATTCTTGAAAATAATACTTGGGTTTTGACTGATTTGCCTCAAGGTTCTAAACTACTTGGTTGCAAACGTATTTTCAAATACAGGAAGATTCCTTCTTCGGGTCCGAGGGAGCTCACGCCAGCCATGGTTCGCTCCATTAAAGAGGCTGATAAGCCAACAAAGAGGGGAAAGAGAATCGAAACCCAGAAGGAGGGGAATTTCGCTAAACCAACCAAGGTTCAAACCCCCAAGAAGCAAAAATCAGACAAGGCTGCTCCTTCACAGCCTAAGCAGAAGCAACAGAAGAAGCCCGCTCGGAGACTCATACTCCAATCTTCAAGCGATTCAGACTCAGACTATGTTCCTACCAAACAAAAATGCTCCTCCTTCAGAATCTGACAGCGAAAGCTCTGACGATGAGGCTTTGGGTCGTGGAGATACCCCACCTCGCTCGCCTACCCCAGAGATACCAGTTCGCTCCCaacttccttcacctccacctgtttCTGTACCAATATCCATCCATCCAGTTTTTCCCATCCCCACCTCCCTACCATCAACCTCTATTCTCATCCCTGATCCAATCTTCACAGgcactaccactaccaccactACTACAGGGGCTCATTCCACAGCACCTACCCCACCTGTTACAACCGAACCACCAGTAACAACAAAACCTCCTACCACTACCACACCCTTATCACCTACCCCATCCACTGACACCACCCCAATTttaggcggtgaggacttggaatttgattccacttaTTTCAGTCCTTACCGTGTATAAAGTGATGAAGACAAAGATGCACCTGTCACCAAGCGTCATCTCAAAACAGTCAACGACAAACTTGATCAActgctttcctcctcttcctctgggGCTTATTCTGATGCTGCATTAAAGGCTTTGTTCTCCTCCGTAGTACAAGAACACAATGCCTCCCTCACTGCTGCAGCCAAGGCCATTGATGCCTCTACTTCCCAGTAACAACGGGCCTCCCTTGCTGTTGAGGCTTCCACAAAGGAGTGAAAATATACGACcgtaaaagtcgataaactaatttctgagGCTCACTTATTTTTAGATTCTTTGCAGGCGGCTGCTCAGAAGAACTCTCAAACTGTGAACGCTTCGGTTGATAACCGTCAGCGTTCTCTTCAAGCTGAACGGTCCAATCTTGAAACTGTACGACAAGCAATCGAAGTTGCCAATGCCACTCTACATGATAATGTCAATGACCGATTGACTCAACTGGAGGCAGAGCTGGCTGTGGAAAATCGTATCATGGATGAGCTCGACAAAAGAACCTCTCAGCTAAAGATGCAGAACCTCAAGCTTCACACTGCCACAGCTGAGCTCAATGATTTGAAATCTGAGAGGGAGGTTATATGAAGCTCTGTTGGCGATGTTCACtccatcttgcttcacctccttGAAGCCCATGATCCCATCATAACCATTTCCATCTGCAGGCATTTGGCTGAGAAACTCAGGCCTgcattggacatccttagtcgtattGAGGGTGTTCCGATGACTGGTGTCCAAccgcaacaagggggagagaaggtagagaaaactcaacctcctcctgaaccgaaaccaactacTGCACCGAAGGTTAATGAAGCTTTGGTCAGTAATagagacaagaagaagaagaaaattgggGAGGATGACACTAATAATGAAGAAGATGTTTATGAAAAGGATCCTACTAAgccttttcagaaaacaaaatctttTGATAAAGAGCTTGAAGAAAAGGTTAAGAAACAAACGGCTAAGCTAGAGCAGAAGCAAAAGGAAATGGAGCTCCTGGAAAAGAAGAAGTCCGTTTTTCCTGAGTGGACTCTTGATTGGCTCCAAAGGTGTGCTATTGACGAACCAAGTACACTTTGGCTTAAGCCTGTGATGTCGTTCGGGCTTGaaaactccaaggatgcacagtttgaCATGCCGATCACatgaaaggcattcatctttcactGCTTCAACTCAACTGTTGCCATCCCATCTTCAGACCCGAAGGTGGATCAGGATCTATTGGAATTCTATCCGAAGTTCGCTAAACCTCAGTACTTGACCTGGAGTTCGCAGAAAATCACAATTGTCAAGGTACTGAAGCCCTATACAGCAGAGAAGTTTGTTAACGTGAAATTGCAAGTGACTCGAGGATCTGAAGGCTCGGTTCACAACTTCACTCTTGTTGATCTACCGAATCTCAATCCCGACAACTAGATACTCCTAACCAACATATTACTGtcaaatcctcaggagtatcagccgaTCATTGACCATATCAAGTGAATGCTTTTCTGCTACATTCACGAAGTAGCAAAAATGGATCAAGAAATCGCCTCAGCAATTCACAAGCGAACAACGATCAAACCAATGGGAAGAGCTGGCGATGTTAACTTGATGGTCAAAGGGAAGATTGATTCGAAGTACCACACTGTGATGTTTATTAGAGGCGAAGGTCATAAATGCCTGTTCGCTCTCACTAATAAGTACCTGTTTTCAACctcttgcttggagcacattctAGAGATTATCCAGAGGTGTAATTAGAACACAACATCCGACAAGAAGATGTTTACTGATATGCTGAGATGGTATATTCAATTTCGGCAGACACTTCTCGCTATCATCCCTCGGCTGTTCAAGGTGGTAAAGACTGTGAAGCCAActcagaagaaataatctctcgcctcatttgacgcaaagggggagattgttgggcttatagtgttgcgtcatgggctcggtccatagcccAGTTTTGGTTGCCGGTTTGGTCCTGTCCAACCATGCATGTTTTTCTCTAGGGTTTACTatttaagttgcatgcatgcagtctttgtaATTGAcgctttcattatttttcttactaATTTTTGTAAACCGTAGCtcacctctacagtggaagttcttcatcgagctctgttgaggcgtgactatatttgaatcataagcataacgTTGATTCCGTTCTTTGTTCATAATATTGttgtgtttgttttgtttgatcttcatctttttacatgtgaaagatctaatcgatatgagatttattctcatcactatgtgtgcatgcaaccctaaatgtgatctacgttttctctaattgaacatataatatgaacaacaatttagaaaccctagaacactagtatataatataaaaaatatacaaTTAGGGCTATTGAAACATAcgttgattgttatatagcaacaaCAATCCAAATAATTAGTGTTGTTGAGACTTTAAGAACAAACATCACAATTGTCACGCCTCTAGTGgctcacacccaacactagcaatTGAAGAATGATTGAGAAGGAGGAAGGAGGTTCCAAATTTCAGTTGGTACTCTTCAAAAACAAGTGGTTGAAAACTGTAGGTTTATGTCCCTATTTATAGTCTAGCtaagaaaccctagataagccTACGTCCGAGATTTTCTTAAACAGGGTAATTATCCACTTTCTTGATTATCCATTAGAGactattctagaaaccctaaggcacAAGAAAATCGTCCATGGCTTATGGAGGGTTCTAGATTGCCTAtttctcaactattgaacaattacacttcagtctttacacttttaattaattcttttaatcccaaaattaattcaaaataatttctggctaaatactaattaaatataactatttctaattaatatattattctgataatatattaacaaatcatttatttcagtttattaattaaataataaatccaCCTCTTCCTCCAAAATCACCATGTCTAGTTgctagtcttgagggcaaccctaaaggactatgctactatcaatttaagtacatatcaattatagttatgggattagacacctaatccaacagaaatgTCATCAATTCTTGAAAATAATACTTAGGTTTTGACTGATTTGCCTCAAGGTTCTAAACTACTTGGTTGCAAacgtattttcaaaaagaaaatgatgTTAATGGGATTATTGACGAGTTCAAATCCCAATTAGTCATTCAAGGTTTTAGACAAAAACCCGATGTtgactattttgatatgtatgctCCGGTTGGTTTATTTCTACTATTAGATTGTTGATTTCCTTGGCAAGTATCCACAATCTATTCATTCATCAAATGGATATGAAataagcctttttgaatggtgTACCTAACGAggaattttaaatgaaacaaCTTGAAGGTTTCATTATGCCCTATAAAGAGCATATGGTTTCTAAACTTGTCAAATCTTTGTATGAGCTGAAAGAAGCAGCTAAACAATGGAATCAAAAGTTTGATGGGGTTATTTCGTCGTCTGGTTTCAATATTAATCAATGTGAAAAATATGTTTATAGTAGATTTGATGATGATACTAGTGTTGGAGTGATCATTTGCTTATATGTAAATGACATGCTGATTTTTGGTACCGACCAAAATCAAGTGGATGAAACAAGAAATTGTTATCATCAAAGTTTTCCGTGAAGGATTTGCAAGAGGTTGATATAATTCTTGGAATAGGAATTTAAAGGATGAAGAAAGGCTTGGTACGACTTAAAGTCATTATATTGAGAAAATTCTCAAGCGGTTTAATTTTACCGATTGTTCTCCTGTAAGCACTCCTAAGGATCCAAGTGTGAAATTGATGGACAACACAAGAACTCCTATTTCCCAATTGGAATACTCTAAGCCCATTAGTAGTTTGATGTATGCAATGACAAGTACGAGGCCTGGTATTGCTTTTTTCTTATAGGAAAATTGAGAAGGTACACTAAAAATCCTAATGCTCAACATTGGCAAGCAATGAATAGAGTGTTTAAGTATCTCAAGGGAACCATGGATTATGTCTTAAGTTACTTGGGATATCCTTCGTTTTTGGAAGTACATTCAGATGCTAGTTGGATAACCAACTTGGAGGATCATTCCTTAACGATTGGTTGGATATTCTTGCTTGCGGGAGGTACCATTCCCTAGGTTTCCAAGAAGCAAACTTACATTACAAACTCAACAATGGAATATTAGTTTGTTGTGTTACATTCTGCTGGTAAACAGTGGCGAAGCCACATTAAGTCAATGGTGGGCCTTGGCCCaccctaaaaaaactattttcttatatgtaGTATATACATTTATGTTATATAAAAGGAGTTGGGTTTAATGGCCCACCCCAATAACATATTAAAATTGAAAATAATAGATGCCACCACTTTtgatttatatatacatatttacCTTAATGATTCAAGAATTTATGACACTTTTTTATAAAAGTTCACTCACACCGGCTCACTGTTTCGTTTACATTTGTTAAGCATGATTCACCAATAGTTACAATCAAATTATTTTAGTAGTTTTTTTAATCCTAATTACTTCATTATTGTTAATTTTTTatcataaattttatatttttcttgtaGGTTTCTAATAAATTAGGTTATTACTTCTAtgatttatttataattatttgtattattataTTACATGGAactttgttttgtttaaaaatatGAGTATGTTTATAATTGAAATTTTTGTGATTAGTGAATTTTGTTGACAAAGATATCGGTAAGCTTTTCCGTCTAGATTACATTTTAGATGATTTTAATGATATAAGAGAACATGTGTGCAACTTAAATGAGCAATTTATTTTAGAATGCATAAATTTTTACATTTTGTTATCATTTGAAATATTTTTCTATCAgttcatattttataaattatttgtCCTACCCTAAATCAAAATCCTAGCTACGCCACTGCTGGTAAAGAAGTTGAATGGATAAGGAACTTAGTCTATGAAATTCCATTGTGGTTCTGCAGTTGACCATTTTGAAGTTCAACTTCTTAATAATTCCTTTGATTAAATGTATGTGCAGATACATGGAAAGGAGTTACCTACATTATTATGAAATGTAGCTACAGTTAAAGGGGTTGTGTACTTGGCCTAGATGCAATCATGAAAGGATTAGGACACATGACTTAATAATAGTGTCAAGTTGTATTTTTCCAGAAATTTCAATAAACTAGTATGTATTTTACTTTCTAGTATTCAAATGGGTTGATGGGTTCAATTCTTAGAACACCCTGATTCTCGAGTATTTGTAGGAGTATGATATTAAGTGGAAATTTAATCGTTACGACGTTTTCATTATGTACTGgattgttttttttataatgttATGTTGTTCAAGGGTTACAAAAAAAAGGgaggattgttggtgattttagtctCACCAGGACAATTTGCGTAATTGGAACTTACATATAAGCTAAGGGGATTCATAATTTGTACTATAATATATGTTTGAGTATCTGCGGAGTGCACGTATGTATAAGATTGAATTAGAAGCTAGTTTGATGACAAGTCGGGAGTCCAGGGGCAGTGCCCTTGGGTCTGGGGTTTTCCAAAGGGGCAGTGACCATACCGGGGTCCAAAGGGCAAAGCCCGTAACTGGGGTGATTGTGATAAAACTGACTAAGATCTTTAGTTTTGGAAACCATTGATTTCCTCATTAATTTCATATTCCCTTGACTTGTTCCCAAAGAAATCCATGACGTCCAACTCTAAGTCGAATCCTTAAATCTCGTTTTCTATATAAACGAATCTCCTCTTGAGGAGAAAAAGACCACCTTTTTAGCTCTCGTTTTTCTTAATACAAACTTAGAATCTTCTAGAAATTTAGCTTATGTTTTGTGTGCCTAGATTCATAAGTGTCCCCTTGGGATTATCATAGGTTGGATTTCTTATAACACAGACATATGATAGAAATATCACTTCGAAAAGTGTTTACAAGATCCAAGAGGTATCCAGATCTCAACCATAAACCCTACCCAATTTCtaacatttttcttttttatatttgtACTTTGCTCTAGCATCTTGCTAGCTTGTTTTTGTTATAATGCATTTACATTAAATAAAAATCCCCTAATGTAATAAATAAGTATATTTTTGCC is part of the Lactuca sativa cultivar Salinas chromosome 7, Lsat_Salinas_v11, whole genome shotgun sequence genome and harbors:
- the LOC128127355 gene encoding uncharacterized protein LOC128127355, which translates into the protein MDQEIASAIHKRTTIKPMGRAGDVNLMVKGKIDSKYHTVMFIRGEGRFLLRVRGSSRQPWFAPLKRLISQQRGERESKPRRRGISLNQPRFKPPRSKNQTRLLLHSLSRSNRRSPLGDSYSNLQAIQTQTMFLPNKNAPPSESDSESSDDEALGRGDTPPRSPTPEIPVRSQLPSPPPVSVPISIHPVFPIPTSLPSTSILIPDPIFTGTTTTTTTTGAHSTAPTPPVTTEPPVTTKPPTTTTPLSPTPSTDTTPILGGEDLEFDSTYFSPYRAAAQKNSQTVNASVDNRQRSLQAERSNLETVRQAIEVANATLHDNVNDRLTQLEAELAVENRIMDELDKRTSQLKMQNLKLHTATAELNDLKSEREVNEALVSNRDKKKKKIGEDDTNNEEDVYEKDPTKPFQKTKSFDKELEEKVKKQTAKLEQKQKEMELLEKKKSVFPEWTLDWLQRCAIDEPSTLWLKPVMSFGLENSKDAQFDMPIT